The genomic region CCGGCCCCAGCAGTTCCATCTGGACTTCGGCGTCCCCGACCTGGACCGCGCCGAGGTCGAGGTGCTCGACGCGGGTGCCCATCTGCTCGACGACAGCGCAGCGGACTGGCGGATCTACGCGGACCCCGCCGGACACCCCTTCTGCCTGGTCCGGCACTGAGCCGGGACCACGGGCGGGCTCAGCCGGCGGACCGCTCGCCCGTGCTGCGCTCGACGCAGAACTCGTTGCCCTCGATGTCGGCGAGCGTCGCCCACCCCCGGCCGTCCGGCCGCCGGTGGTCCTCGATGAGGGTGGCCCCCAGCTCCAGCAGCCGCTCGACCTCTTCCTCGCGGGTGCGGTCCGTCGGCTGAAGGTCCAGATGCAGCCGGTTCTTCACCGCCTTGGGCTCCGGGACCTGGATGAACAACAGGCCGAAGCCGGGGGCCTGGATGAGCGCCTCGGGGTCACCGGGCTTGTCCTCGTCGGTCAACGGGATGTCGAGCACCTTGGCCCAGAAACTGCCGAGCCGGTAGGCGTCGGCGCAGTCGACCGTCACATGGCGTACAAACGAAGTCATGATCGCATCATGCCGCAACACGCCTGCGGCGCAAGGGAATTCAGGCGTCCGGGACCCGGTCCCGCAGGGTGACGAGCGCGGTGTGCCCGTCGGCCCGCAGTACGCCCGGGGCGTCCCCGGTGACCAGCGCGGCGTCCCCCGGCCCCAGGGCGACCCCGGCGTCCTCCAGGACCGCTGCGCCGTCCAGCGCCACGATCAGTACGGTCGCACCCGGCGGGACGCCGACGGCGGTCCTGCCCCGTACGACCGAGGTGAGCGCCTCGGTGAGTGCCCTGCGGTACATCACGTTGAAGTTCACGACGGGGCCGTCCAGCAGCCTGCCGTACGTCTCCGTGTCACCGGCGAAGTCCTGCGGCGCGAACCGCTCGGCGACCCGGCGCCGCTCACCGCCCACCGTGAGTTCCATCCCGGCGCCCTCGGCCACCGTCAGGGTCCTGGCGACTTCGGGGAACACGGAGAACGGCCCGTCGGCGCCGACCTCCGCGAGGCTCACCCGCCAGGCGAAGGTGTCCGTCCCCGCGCCCTCGGGCCGGGCGGCGATCTCACGGGTCACTCCGCCGCCGTTCTTCCAGGGGGCCGCCGTCCGGTCGGCCGCCCGCAGGATCCGTACCGTCATGCCCGCACCGTCCCGTTCGCCCGCGCGGCCCGCAGCCAGAGCGGGAACTCCGCTGTCAGCCGGTCGTACAGCTCCTCGTCGGAGACCTTCCGGGGGTCCTTGCCCGCGTGGAAGAAACCGGCGTTGTCGACGGGCCGGCGCTCGGGCACCGAGAGTTCGTCGAGCTTGCGGAGGAAGTCGAACTGCTTGCTCTTCGGGTTGCCGAAGCCGACGAACTGCCAGAACAGCGGGAGCTTCGCCGCCTTGCAGACGTACCGTTCGGCCAGGCTCTTGACGGCCGGACCGCCGTCGGTCTGGAAGACGACGAGCGCGGGCGCCGTCGGGCCGCTGTCGAGGTAGTGGTCGATGACCGCGTCCATCGCGGCGTCGTAGCTGGTCACGCCCATGTGGCCCAGCCCTGCGGCGATCTCCGCGACGCGGCCCGCGTGGTCGCCGAGTCCGATCTCCTCCACCGCGTCGACCTCGGTGGAGAAGAAGACGACGGGGACGCTCCCGTCGTCGTCGAGGTGGGCGGAGAGGCCGAGCACCCGGTCGGCGAGGGCCTGGACGCTGCCGTCGTCGTAGTACCGCTTCATCGAGCCCGAGTAGTCGAGCACCAGGTAGACCGCGGCGCGCTCCCCCTGGAGCCCGTTCTTGCGCAGGGATATCCCCGCGGTCTTGTACAGGCTGACCAGCGCGGGCGCCGTCTCCTGCATCTTCTGGAGGCTGATGGCCATACGACGCTCCGCTCGCTCAGGTGGGCCGGAGCAGCCGAGATTACGACACGGCCCGGGACGCGCCACGGCGCCCACCCAGTGTCCGGTCGGGGACAAGGCAGGCGCCGGGTGCCGGGGGTCCGGAGGTGTCCCCCGGATGTTCCCGGCCCGCACACCATTGTGCGGGACGTATCGGTGGGCCGTCAGACGACCAGTGCGCGGTCCGTCGGCTTGATCGGGGCGTGCAGCTCGCTGGCGCCGGTGAGGAAACGGTCCACACCACGCGCCGCCGAGCGGCCCTCGGCGATCGCCCAGACGATCAGCGACTGGCCGCGGCCCGCGTCCCCAGCAACGTACACGCCGGGGACATTGGTCGCGAAGTCGGCGTCCCTGGCGATGTTGCCGCGGGTGTCGAGTTCCAGGCCGAACTGCTGCACCAGACCGTTGGCCTGGTCGGTTCCGGTGAAGCCCATGGCCAGGGTGACCAGCTGGGCGGGGATGCGGCGCTCGGTGCCCGGCTGCTGCTCCAGCTTGCCGTCCTTGAACTCCACCTCGACGAGGTGCAGGTACTGGACGTTGCCTTCCTCATCGCCCTCGAAGTGGGTGGTCGACACGGCGTAGATCCGCTCGCCGCCCTCCTCGTGCGCGGAGGTGACCTTGTAGAGCATCGGGAAGGTCGGCCAGGGCTGGGCGGCGTTCCGCTCGTCGCCGGGCCGGGGCATGATCTCCAGCTGGGTCACCGAGGCGGCGCCCTGCCGGTGGGCCGTGCCGACGCAGTCCGCGCCGGTGTCGCCGCCGCCGATGACCACGACGTGCTTGCCCTCGGCGGTGATCGGGGCCACCGTGAGGTCGCCCTCCTGCACCTTGTTGGCGAGCGGCAGGTACTCCATGGCGAAGTGGATGCCGTTCAGCTCGCGGCCCGGTACGGGCAGATCGCGGGAGACGGTGGCGCCGGCGGCGATGACCACCGCGTCGTACCTGCGGCGGAGCTTCGCCGCGTCGATGTCGCGGCCGATCTCCGTCTCGGTGCGGAACTTGGTGCCTTCCGCGCGCATCTGCTCGATACGGCGGTTGATGTGCGACTTCTCCATCTTGAACGCGGGGATGCCGTACCGGAGGAGTCCTCCGATGCGGTCCGCGCGCTCGTAGACGGCGACCGTGTGACCGGCGCGGGTCAGCTGCTGGGCGGCGGCGAGGCCCGCCGGGCCCGAACCGATGACGGCGACCGTCTTGCCGGAGAGGCGCTCGGGCGGCTGCGGGGTGACGTCGCCGCTGTCCCAGGCCTTGTCGATGATCGAGACTTCGACGTTCTTGATGGTGACGGCCGGCTGGTTGATGGCGAGCACACAGGCCGACTCGCAGGGCGCCGGGCAGAGGCGGCCGGTGAACTCCGGGAAGTTGTTGGTGGCGTGCAGCCGCTCGCTCGCCGCCGACCAGTCCTCGCGGTAGGCGTAGTCGTTCCACTCGGGGATGAGGTTCCCCAGCGGACAGCCGTTGTGGCAGAACGGGATCCCGCAGTCCATGCAGCGGCCGGCCTGCTTGCTGATGATCGGCAGCAGGGATCCCGGAACGTAGACCTCGTTCCAGTCCTTCACCCGCTCGTCGACGGGGCGGGTCCGTGCGACCTCACGTCCCGTGGTCAGAAAGCCCTTGGGGTCAGCCATTGGTCGCCGCCTCCATCATCTTCTCGGTGGTCTCGTTCTCGGTGAGACCTGCCAGCTCAGCGGCGTCCTTGGCGGCGAGCACTGCCTTGTAGGTGGTCGGGATGATCTTGCTGAAGCGGTCCGCGGCGGTGTGCCACTCGTCGAGGAGCTTCCCGGCCACGGTGGACCCGGTCTCCTCCTGGTGGCGGCGCACGACGTCGTGCAGCCACTGCTTGTCGGTGTCGTCCACGGCCTCGACGGCCCCGGCGTTGCCGATGTTGACGTTGTCGCGGTCCAGGTCGATGACGTACGCGACACCGCCCGACATGCCTGCCGCGAAGTTGCGTCCGGTCTCGCCGATGACCACGGCACGGCCGCCGGTCATGTACTCGCAGCCGTGGTCGCCCACGCCTTCCGAGACGACGGTCGCGCCGGAGTTGCGGACGCAGAACCGCTCACCGGTGCGTCCGCGCAGGAAGAGCTCGCCGCCGGTCGCGCCGTAGGCGATGGTGTTGCCCGCGATGGTGGAGTACTCGGCGAGGTGGTCGGCGCCGCGGTCCGGACGGACGACGATCCGGCCGCCGGAGAGGCCCTTGCCCACGTAGTCGTTGGCGTCGCCCTCCAGCCGGAGCGTGACCCCGCGCGGGACGAAGGCGCCGAAGGACTGGCCCGCGGAGCCGGTGAAGGTGATGTCGATGGTGTCGTCGGGCAGGCCCGCACCGCCGAACTTCTTGGTCACCTCGTGGCCGAGCATGGTGCCGACGGTGCGGTTGATGTTACGGATGGCGACCTGCGCGCGGACCGGCTGGGCCGACTCGGCGGAGTCGGCGGCCAGCGCGTCGGCGGCCAGCTTGATCAGCTGGTTGTCGAGCGCCTTCGCCAGGCCGTGGTCCTGCGCCGCGGTCCGGTGGCGTGCCGCGTCCTCGGGCAGATCCGGTACATGGAAGAGCGGCTTGAGGTCGAGCCCCTGCGCCTTCCAGTGGTTCACGGCCCGCTCGGTGTCGAGCAGTTCGGCGTGGCCGACGGCCTCCTCGACCGTGCGGAAGCCCAGCTCGGCGAGGATCTCGCGGACCTCTTCGGCGATGAACCGGAAGAAGTTGACGATGTACTCGGCCTTGCCGGAGAAGCGCTCGCGCAGCACCGGGTTCTGGGTGGCGATGCCGACCGGGCAGGTGTCGAGGTGGCAGACCCGCATCATGACGCAGCCGGACACGACGAGCGGCGCGGTCGCGAAGCCGAACTCCTCGGCGCCGAGCAGCGCGGCGATGATCACGTCGCGGCCGGTCTTCAGCTGGCCGTCGGTCTGCACGACGATGCGGTCGCGCAACCCGTTGAGCAGCAGGGTCTGCTGGGTCTCGGCGAGGCCGAGCTCCCAGGGGCCGCCCGCGTGCTTGAGCGAGGTGAGCGGGGAGGCGCCCGTTCCGCCGTCGTGTCCCGAGATGAGGACGACGTCCGCGTGTGCCTTGGAGACACCCGCGGCGACCGTGCCGACGCCGACCTCGGAGACCAGCTTCACGTGGATGCGGGCCGCCGGGTTGGCGTTCTTGAGGTCGTGGATCAGCTGGGCCAGGTCCTCGATCGAGTAGATGTCGTGGTGCGGCGGCGGGGAGATGAGGCCCACGCCCGGCGTCGAGTGACGTGTCTTCGCGACCCACGGGTAGACCTTGTGGCCGGGCAGCTGGCCGCCCTCACCGGGCTTGGCGCCCTGGGCCATCTTGATCTGGATGTCGTCCGCGTTGACCAGGTATTCGCTGGTCACACCGAAGCGGCCGGAGGCGACCTGCTTGATGGAGGAGCGGCGGGCCGGGTCGTAGAGCCGGTCGGCGTCCTCGCCACCCTCACCGGTGTTGGACTTGGCACCCAGCTGGTTCATGGCGATGGCGAGGGTCTCGTGCGCCTCCTTGGAGATGGAGCCGTACGACATGGCGCCGGTGGAGAAGCGCTTGACGATCTCGGCGGCCGGCTCGACCTCGTCGACGGAGATCGGCGTCCGGTCCGACTTGAAGCCGAAGAGGCCGCGGAGGGTCATCAGCCGCTCGGACTGTTCGTTCACCCGGTCCGTGTACTTCTTGAAGATGTCGTAGCGGCCGGAGCGCGCGGCGTGCTGGAGGCGGAAGACCGTCTCCGGGTCGAACAGGTGCGGCTCGCCCTCACGGCGCCACTGGTACTCGCCGCCGATCTCCAGCTTGCGGTGCGAGGCGGAGATGCCGGACGCCGGGTACGCCTTGGCGTGCCGGGCGGCGACCTCGGTGGCGACGATGTCGATCCCGGCGCCGCCGATCTTGGTGGCGGTGCCGTTGAAGTACGTGTCGACGAAGCTCTGGTCCAGGCCGACGGCCTCGAAGACCTGCGCGCCGCGGTACGAGGCGACGGTCGAGATGCCCATCTTGGACATGACCTTCAGTACGCCCTTGCCGAGCGCGTAGATCAGGTTGCGGATGGCCTGCTCGGGCTCCAGGCCCTCGATGAAGGTGCCCGCGCGGACGAGGTCCTCGACGGACTCCATCGCGAGGTACGGGTTGACGGCGGCGGCGCCGTATCCGATCAGCAGCGCGACGTGGTGGACCTCGCGTACGTCACCGGCCTCGACCAGCAGGCCCACCTGGGTGCGCTGCTTGGTACGGATGAGGTGGTGGTGGACGGCGGAGGTGAGCAGCAGCGAGGGGATCGGGGCGTGCTCGGCGTCGGAGTGCCGGTCGGAGAGGACGATCAGCCGGGCGCCGGCCTCGATGGCGGCGTCCGTCTCGTCGCAGATCTCCTTCAGCCGGGCGGCGAGGGATTCGCCGCCCCCGCCGACCCGGTAGAGGCCGGAGAGCGTGGCGGCCTTCATGCCGGGCATGTCGCCGTCGGCGTTGATGTGTATGAGCTTGGCCAGCTCGTCGTTGTCGATCACCGGGAAGGGCAGTGTCACGCTGCGGCAGGACGCGGCGTTGGGCTCCAGGATGTTGCCTGCCGGGCCGAGCGTGGAGCGCAGCGAGGTGACGAGCTCCTCGCGGATGGCGTCCAGCGGGGGGTTGGTGACCTGGGCGAAGAGCTGGGTGAAGTAGTCGAAGAGGAGCCGGGGGCGCGCGGAGAGCGCGGCGATCGGCGAGTCGGTGCCCATGGAGCCGAGGGGTTCGCCGGAGGTGCGGGCCATCGGGGCGAGGATGACGCGCAGCTCTTCCTCGGTGTAGCCGAAGGTCTGCTGGCGGCGGGTGACCGAGGCGTGGGTGTGCACGATGTGCTCGCGCTCGGGGAGGTCCTCCAGCTCGATCTCGCCGGTCTCCAGCCATTCCGCGTACGGCTGCTCGGCGGCGAGGCCCGCCTTGATCTCGTCGTCCTCGATGATGCGGTGTTCCGCGGTGTCGACGAGGAACATCTTGCCGGGCTGGAGGCGGCCCTTGCGGACGACCTTCGCGGGGTCGATGTCGAGGACGCCGACCTCGGAGGAGAGCACGACGAGGCCGTCGTCGGTGACCCAGTAGCGGCCGGGGCGCAGACCGTTGCGGTCGAGGACCGCGCCGACCTGGGTGCCGTCGGTGAAGGTGACGCAGGCCGGGCCGTCCCAGGGCTCCATCAGTGTGGCGTGGTACTGGTAGAACGCGCGGCGGGCCGGGTCCATGGAGTCGTGGTTCTCCCACGCCTCGGGGACCATCATCAGCACCGAGTGCGGCAGCGAGCGGCCACCGAGGTGGAGCAGTTCGAGGACCTCGTCGAAGGAGGCGGAGTCGGAGGCGTCCGGGGTGCAGAGGGGGAAGATCCGGTCCAGCTTCTGCGGTCCGAAGAGGTCGGACGCGAGCTGGGACTCGCGGGCCTTCATCCAGTTGCGGTTGCCCTTGACCGTGTTGATCTCGCCGTTGTGCGCGACGAAGCGGTACGGGTGGGCCAGCGGCCAGCTGGGGAAGGTGTTCGTCGAGAAGCGCGAGTGCACCAGGGCGACGGTGGTGGCGAAGCGGCGGTCGGAGAGGTCCGGGAAGAACGGCTCCAGCTGCCCCGTCGTGAGCATGCCCTTGTAGACGATCGTGCGGGCGGAGAGCGAGGGGAAGTAGACGCCGCCCTCGCGCTCGGCGCGCTTGCGCAGCACGAAGGCCTTGCGGTCGAGGGCGATGCCCGTCGCGGGGGCGCCGTCGCCGTCCGGGGCGTCGGCGACGAAGAGCTGGCGGAACTCCGGCATGGTGGCGCGGGCGCCGCTGCCGAGGAGGTCCGGGGTGACGGGGACCTCGCGCCAGCCGAGGACGGTGAGGCCCTCTTCGGCGGCCAGCGTCTCGATCCGTGAGACGGCTGCGGGGCTGTCGTCGAGCGGCAGGAACGCGATGCCGACGGCGTACGCGCCCGCCTCAGGGAGGTCGAATCCGGTGGCTTCGCGGAGGAAGGCGTCCGGTACCTGGAGCAGGATTCCCGCGCCGTCGCCGGAGTCCGGCTCGGAGCCGGTGGCGCCGCGGTGTTCGAGGTTGCGCAGTACGGTCAGCGCCTGCTCGACCAGTTCGTGACCGGCCACACCGGTAAGAGTGGCCACGAACCCGACACCACAGGCGTCGTGTTCGTTGCGGGGGTCGTACAGCCCCTGCTGGGCGGGGCGACCGTCCATGGGCGACCAGGCGTGGGTGCGCATCGGCTCTCCCGTCGTCGTCGTGGCATATGCAATGGCACAGGGACGACGTTGGCCCTCTGCGAAATTTCGAGCAGGTTACATGATGGGACGCTTCTCGAAAAGCGGATGTTTCATTCCAACATGCGGACACCGGACAGGCGGTGAAGGCGGGGCTGTACGGCCGTATCGGTGTCCGTGTGCCCGGAGCGGAGCAGGCGACGTTGCCCGCAGCGTCTTCGCCTTATGCCCGGTGGCTCTTCGCTCAAAACCGCAGGCAGTCGACTGGTTGTGCCGAACTGCACATACCGCCTCACCCTACGGCGGTGCCGAACAGTGCGCCCAGTGCGTACGTGATACCGGCAGCCGCTCCTCCCAGTGTCAGCTGGCGGAGCCCGCTGTACCACCAGGAGCGCGCGGTGACCCTCGCGACCACCGCACCGCAGCCGAAGAGCCCGACCAGTGCGAGCAGCAGCGCGGGCCACAGGGTGGTGGCGCCGAGCAGGTACGGCAGCAGGGGCAGCAGCGCGCCCAGCGCGAAGGCGCCGAACGAGGAGAGCGCGGCGACGAGCGGCGAGGGGAGGTCGTCGGGGTCGATGCCCAGCTCTTCCCTGGCGTGGATCTCCAGAGCCTGCTCGGGGTCCCGGGAGAGCTGCTCGGCGACCGCCGCCGCCAGCTCGGGCTCCACGCCGCGCGATACGTACAGCGCGGCCAGTTCCTTCATCTCGTCCAGCGGGTGCTTGCGCAACTCCCGTCGCTCGACGTCGAGTTCGGCCTCCACGAGTTCGCGCTGCGAGGCGACCGAGGTGTACTCGCCCGCGGCCATCGAGAACGCCCCGGCGGCGAGCCCAGCGAGCCCGGTGATCACGAGGGTGCGGTGCGAGACGTCGCCGCCCGCGACGCCGGTCATCAGGGCGAGGTTGGAGACCAGCCCGTCCATCGCTCCGAAGACGGCGGGGCGCAGCCAGCCGCCGTTGACGTCCCGGTGCGTGTGGTTGTCGCGGTGCGCCTCGTGCAGCGCGGCCTCGTTCTCCATGATGGACACCGGCCCCCACCCTCTTTCTGCCGTCACGGCACCTCGTCGTTCCCGCGAACACGGTCGTTCCCGCGAACAGGGTCGAAAGTACGCACGAAAAATGACTCCCGCCAGCAAGGAAGGCCGTACTTACCAGGGGCGACGAGACCTCGGACCAGGCCCGACGTGATCTTCGGGGAGTGCCGTCGAGACATGGATCACACCACTGGCTCATTGACGTCCGGGGTGGGCATCACCAATATCTGTAAACGTTTCCAGTTACTGAAAACCTTTACAGCGATTCACTCCACAGATGCTCAGGGGACAGGAATGACGCAGAACGGGCCGCCGACCATCGTGTCGATCGCCGAGCACGCGGGGGTTTCCATCGCGTCCGTCTCCCGGGTGCTCAACGGGGTGGGTGCCCGTCCCGACACCGTGCGCAGGGTCGAAAGCGCCGTGGCGGAGCTCGGCTACGTACCGAACGCGGTGGCCCGGTCCCTCAAGGGCGGCAGGACCCGGCAGGTCACCTTCGCGATGGAGGACATCGGCAACCCGGTGTACGTCGCGATGGTCCGCGGGATCCAGGCCGTCACCAGGGCGGCCGGTTACCGGCTGCTGCTGCACTCCACGGACGCGGTCGTCGAGGACGAGCTCGCCGCGATCCACAGCCTCGGCGACCGCACCAGCGACGGCCTCATCCTCTGCCCGATCCGGATCACCGACGCCTACACCCAGGCCCTGAACGCCGCCGCGGCCCCGGTGGTGATCATCGGCTCGCTGCCCGGACACGGCCCCGTCGACAGCGTGCGCGCGGACTCGGTACAGGGGGTCGGCCTCGCCGTACGGCATCTGTACGAGACGGGGCGGCGCAGGATCGCCTTCGTCAACGGCCCGCTCGACACCGTTCCTGGACGCAACCGGGCGACCGGCTACCGGGCGGCCCTCGCCGCTCTCGGCCTGCCCTACGACGAGTCGCTCGTGGTCAGCACCGACTTCGACACCGAGGCGGGCGCCGACGCCGCCGAGCAGGTGCTGGCCGCCTCCCCCGACGCGCTGTTCTGCGCCAACGACCAGCTGGCGGTCGGCGCCGTCCGGACGCTGCACGCCCACGGCCTGCGCATCCCCGACGACATCGCCGTCGCCGGGATGGACGACAGCACCCTCGCCCAGGCCGCCTGGCCGCCGCTGACCAGCGTCGACCTGGGTTCCGTCGAGCGCGGCAGGCGCGCCGCCGAGCTGCTGCTCGCCCGGCTCGGCCAGGGCTCGGCACCCGATTCCCCCCAGCACAGCACCGCCCAACCCCGCCTTGTCGTACGCGCGTCCACCGCGCCGGCGACAGACCTGGAGAACCCGAGGTCCGCATGAGTCTCACCGCAGCCCGGGGCAACGAGGCCCCGGAGCACCGCGGCACCCCACCGCCCCGCACACCCGAGCAGCGCAAACGCGCGCTCGGTCTGGACCGGGGGGCATGGTTCCTGCTGGCGCCCGCCCTGATCCCGATCCTGGTGCTGAGCGTGGGCCCCCTGCTGTACGGCTTCTCGCTCGCCTTCACCGACTCGCAGGCCGGGCGCACCACGTCGACGCAGTTCACCGGCCTGGCCAACTTCACCGATCTGCTGCACGACTCGCTGTTCTGGGAGTCGTTCCGGATCGGGATCATCTGGGCCGTCAGCGTCACCGCGCTGCAGTTCGTGCTGGCGCTGGGCCTGGCCCTGCTGCTCAACGAGAACCTGCGCTTCCGCTGGCTGGCCCGGACCCTCGCGCTGGTGCCGTGGGCGATGCCCGAGGTGGTCGTCGGCATCATGTGGCGGCTCGTCTACCACCCGGACGCGGGCATCCTCAACAAGACCCTGATGCAGCTGCACCTGATCAGCGAGAACGTCGACTGGCTGACCAGTCTCTCGGTCGCGCTCCCGGCCGTGATCGTGGTCGGCGTGTGGGCGGGGATGCCGCAGACCACCGTGGTGCTGCTGGCCGGACTGCAGAACGTGCCGGTCGAGCTGAAGGAGGCCGCGAACCTCGACGGCGCCGGGATGTGGCGCCGCTTCACCACGGTCACCTGGCCGGCGATCAAGCCGGTGGTGATCGCCGTGACCGCGCTGAACTTCATCTGGAACTTCAACTCGTTCGGCCTGGTCTACGTGCTGACGCAGGGCGGACCCGGCGGGAAGACCCGGCTGCCGATGCTCTTCTCCTACGAAGAGGCCTTCAAGTACGGCCAGTTCGGCTACGCCGCCGCCATGGGCCTGGTGATGGTCGCCCTCATCGCTGTCTTCCTCACCCTGTTCCTGCGCAAGAAGCTGAAGGAGGAGACGGCATGAGTGTCCCCACGCGGCTCCGCGCCCGGCGGACGGCCGGTCGCACCGGCCAGTACCTCGCGCTCCTGTGCTACCTGGTCTTCCTGGCCTTCCCGCTGCTGTGGCTGGTGTCCACCGCGTTCAAGTCCCCCCGGGAACTGGGCGCGATCGACCCCACCTGGCTGCCCCGGCACCCGACCCTGGACAACTTCAGGGCGGCCTTCGACGCGCAGCCACTGCTGCACTCCGCGCTCAACAGCCTGATCGTGGCGGGCAGTGCCACGGTCATCTCGGTGGCGCTCGCGGTGCCCGCGGCGTACGCACTGGTCCGCTTCCGCAGCCGGATGACCAAGGTCGCCAACGGCTGGGTGCTGGTCAGCCAGATGTTCCCGTTCGTACTGATCATCATCCCGCTGTTCCTGGTGCTGAAGAACCTGCACCTGATCAACTCGCTGGCCGGGCTGATCGCGGTGTACGTGGTCTGGAACCTGCCGTTCTCGCTCTGGATGCTCCAGGGGTACGTCAAGGCCGTGCCCATCACCCTGGAGGAGGCCGCGTCCGTCGACGGCGCGAGCCGGCTGCGGACCCTGGTCAGCGTGGTGTTCCCGCTGCTGACGCCGGGTCTGGTCGCGACGGCGATGTTCACCTTCGTCACCGCGTGGAACGAGTTCTTCTTCGCCCTCGTGCTGCTCAAGTCCCCGGAGAACCAGACGATGTCCGTGATCCTCACCCGTTTCCTCGGCGCCGAGGGCGTCGCGGACCTGGGACCGCTCGCCGCGGCCTCCGTCATCGCCACCATCCCCAGCCTGCTGTTCTTCGCGCTGCTCCAGCGCCGGCTGGTCGGCGGCATGCTCGCAGGGGCGGTGAAGGGCTGATGCGTACCCCTACTCGCAGCCGGGGCCGCAACCGGGTCCGTACCGCGGTCACGGCGCTGGCCGCCGCTGCCGCTCTCACCTTCGTCGCGGGCTGCGGCAGCGGGAGCAGTGACAGCTCCTCGGGCCGCATCACGCTCCAATTCCTCAGCCTGGCCTGGCAGAAGGACTCCGTCGCCGCCAACAAGGCGCTCGTCGACGAGTGGAACAAGCAGCACCCCGACGTCCGGGTGAAGTACGTGCAGGGCAGTTGGGACGGCATCCACGACCAGCTGCTGACCTCCTTCGAGGGCGGTCAGGCGCCGGACATCATCCATGACGACGCCTCCGACCTCACCGACTTCGCGTACGGCGGCTACCTCGCCGATCTGCGGACGATGCTGCCGAAGTCGCTGAAGGAGGACATCCCCCAGCAGTCGTGGGGGACCACCACCTTCGACGGCGGCGTCTACGGGGTGCCGTTCCTCCAGGAGCCCCGTGTCCTGGTCGCCAACACGAAGCTCCTCAAGGCGTCCGGCGTACGGATCCCGACCGCCGCCCACCCGTGGAGCTGGTCGGAGTTCCAGCAGGTCTCGAAGAGGCTCACGGTCCAGGGGGCCGACGGCAGGACGAAGCAGTACGGCGTCGCCTGGTCGATGAAGGAGCCGGTGACCCAGTCGGTCAACGGCTCGGTCTCCACCGGCGGGAAGATCTTCGAGCGGGTGGACGGCAAGAACAAGGTGAGCTTCGACGCCGCCGACTCGGCCGTCGCCCAGATCATCAACCGCCAGATCAACCAGGACCACACCGCGCCGAAGAGCAGCCTGGG from Streptomyces sp. NBC_01267 harbors:
- a CDS encoding LacI family DNA-binding transcriptional regulator, whose translation is MTQNGPPTIVSIAEHAGVSIASVSRVLNGVGARPDTVRRVESAVAELGYVPNAVARSLKGGRTRQVTFAMEDIGNPVYVAMVRGIQAVTRAAGYRLLLHSTDAVVEDELAAIHSLGDRTSDGLILCPIRITDAYTQALNAAAAPVVIIGSLPGHGPVDSVRADSVQGVGLAVRHLYETGRRRIAFVNGPLDTVPGRNRATGYRAALAALGLPYDESLVVSTDFDTEAGADAAEQVLAASPDALFCANDQLAVGAVRTLHAHGLRIPDDIAVAGMDDSTLAQAAWPPLTSVDLGSVERGRRAAELLLARLGQGSAPDSPQHSTAQPRLVVRASTAPATDLENPRSA
- a CDS encoding VIT1/CCC1 transporter family protein, producing the protein MSIMENEAALHEAHRDNHTHRDVNGGWLRPAVFGAMDGLVSNLALMTGVAGGDVSHRTLVITGLAGLAAGAFSMAAGEYTSVASQRELVEAELDVERRELRKHPLDEMKELAALYVSRGVEPELAAAVAEQLSRDPEQALEIHAREELGIDPDDLPSPLVAALSSFGAFALGALLPLLPYLLGATTLWPALLLALVGLFGCGAVVARVTARSWWYSGLRQLTLGGAAAGITYALGALFGTAVG
- a CDS encoding carbohydrate ABC transporter permease, with the protein product MSLTAARGNEAPEHRGTPPPRTPEQRKRALGLDRGAWFLLAPALIPILVLSVGPLLYGFSLAFTDSQAGRTTSTQFTGLANFTDLLHDSLFWESFRIGIIWAVSVTALQFVLALGLALLLNENLRFRWLARTLALVPWAMPEVVVGIMWRLVYHPDAGILNKTLMQLHLISENVDWLTSLSVALPAVIVVGVWAGMPQTTVVLLAGLQNVPVELKEAANLDGAGMWRRFTTVTWPAIKPVVIAVTALNFIWNFNSFGLVYVLTQGGPGGKTRLPMLFSYEEAFKYGQFGYAAAMGLVMVALIAVFLTLFLRKKLKEETA
- a CDS encoding ABC transporter substrate-binding protein is translated as MRTPTRSRGRNRVRTAVTALAAAAALTFVAGCGSGSSDSSSGRITLQFLSLAWQKDSVAANKALVDEWNKQHPDVRVKYVQGSWDGIHDQLLTSFEGGQAPDIIHDDASDLTDFAYGGYLADLRTMLPKSLKEDIPQQSWGTTTFDGGVYGVPFLQEPRVLVANTKLLKASGVRIPTAAHPWSWSEFQQVSKRLTVQGADGRTKQYGVAWSMKEPVTQSVNGSVSTGGKIFERVDGKNKVSFDAADSAVAQIINRQINQDHTAPKSSLGMGGADTLPGFFAGKYAMVPVNFSYRQQIEQQAPKGFGWTVLPLPAGSGPEGRTQGVVPQTLSVSQDSRHKQAAVDFISFLTQGKNAARLALGDWLLPNSRTALKDPALNTPENGWRTGSQLFGELVPSPVLGVRGYAEWKDKIATPAFQEYYNGSIGLGSLRSKLAGDGQRVLDRYQR
- a CDS encoding carbohydrate ABC transporter permease → MSVPTRLRARRTAGRTGQYLALLCYLVFLAFPLLWLVSTAFKSPRELGAIDPTWLPRHPTLDNFRAAFDAQPLLHSALNSLIVAGSATVISVALAVPAAYALVRFRSRMTKVANGWVLVSQMFPFVLIIIPLFLVLKNLHLINSLAGLIAVYVVWNLPFSLWMLQGYVKAVPITLEEAASVDGASRLRTLVSVVFPLLTPGLVATAMFTFVTAWNEFFFALVLLKSPENQTMSVILTRFLGAEGVADLGPLAAASVIATIPSLLFFALLQRRLVGGMLAGAVKG